The genome window agaggttgtgtgtgtgtgaatgagagtgtctctgcgtgtgtgtgtgtgtgtgtgagtgagtgagagagagagaatctctatgtgagagagagagtgtctctgtgtgagagagagggtgtgtgtgtgagtggggcCATGGCAGCAACCTCCAttgaaagattgattgattgattgatgtgcgcatgctctctacataaacactgtctagtgcagacatcccaagtctcccggaagttccgggagtctcccgcatattgatagtggctccctgatgcccgcaaattggagaatatctgccggaatctagagcaagtgagcaagcgcgtgcacgcgaaacattaatgtctgcatcgcgcatatgacggcgtgcgagagagactgtgtgtgcgcCTGTTCATATAGCGCATTATGTcactgttgttgttttccaccaaagaggcgggattagccaacgcagaatagtgacgtttgtctcttgttgatgacgtgtaggtcgcatgaatgcaacctgtccagtcagactgcagtcgcatgtgaaaatatcggatatgcatcggatttaggaccacatatccaagcggcctgggtcgcatgtgaaaaaatcggatctgtgtcgttcagattgtcaataacaaatcggatacaggtcgcatatgggcaaaaaaatcggatatgggtcgtttcagggtgcagtctgaacattGTCTAAGAGAccaaaacctgttccagcatgactatGCCCCTGTACACAATGTGAGGTCCAAGATATGGTTTGTTGAGGTTGATGTGGAAAAACTCAGTTGCACTGCACAGATCTTAGCACCTTTGAATACCTTTGAGATGAACTGGGAACCAGGCCTTCTTGCCCCCCACAGCAGTTCCTTACCTCACTAATGTACATTTGGCTGAATGGGCGGAAATCCCAATAGCCATGCCCCAAAACCTGGTGGAAAACCTTGGCATTAGAGTGGAGGCTATTATAGCAGTAAAAGAGGAACAAACCTatattaatgcccatggttttggaatgggatcTGCATTGTGTGATGGACAGATGCCCACattcttttggccatatagtgtatttcaATGTAGCCATGATAACTTGTTCATTCAAAACCAACCTTGCATTTTTGAAAGGTACATTTACATTGAAATTGATAGACATTTTTCTCTACAGGTGGTAAACATGGTGGTGTTCAAGGATGGTGTAACTGGCATGCTGTTTGAACACAGTGCCCTGGATGGCATGGTGGCTGGCCTCATGGTTGGACGCGTATGGAAATTTTCAGAGTCCCTAACTGTAGAGCATATAGGGGGATCAGATAATTCTGTTTCCCACCCAAAACCTCTTCAGTTCCCACTAGGAGGCATTAAACTGCTAGATCAATCTCTTTACCCCCTTTCAGAAGCAAGTAACCCTATTGTTACCTTTGAAGTTTCATCTTACCCAGATGTTTTCACCACTCTAAGGGATCACAGAGGTTTATATGATGCATGGATCAATTTTGCATTGCAGCTCTCTCTAAGGCAAACTCTTGGAGAATCAGCTGACAAATACATTATTGTGACCCCTACTCATATGCGACACTACAAACACGGTCGCTGTGATCCGACATATTCAGTCACAATGCTGTCTCGTCAGCTAGTTACAGTGCTGGGGTCTTGCATCGGGCCAGACAATATCCCTCGCCATACCAAAGAGCTCCTTCAACAATTCCACTTAGCATTCATGGAGCACAAAAAACATATCAAAGCCACTAAAAGTGGTAGTGGTGTAGGGCCTCATTTAGCTGTCTTGCGCAATGGTATGTCTCAAGATAACCCGCTTAAGAAATTTCTAGATATTTTTGGATGCCCCTCCATCTACCTGACTGGATCAGATCTGATGGATGGTGTTGAATGTGCTGTTGGGAACGTTTATGCAACAAATCAGCTAGCTGTTACGTACCTCGGCAAGAAGGACAAGGTCCGTCTGGTGCTGAATGCAAAGGGAACATTTGCTGGGATCTTAGGAAAACTCAAACAGTGTCTTGAACTAAACATAAATTTAGTGATGCTTCTGGCAGTAAAGTATGCAATTGCCAGGCAGATGGGAGCCATTGAATGCCTTCTGggaacagagaaagaaacaaatggTATTGCAGCAGATGATTTCACAAATGGATGGAATAAAGTGGTAGACAAACAGTCCCCAGACTCTACTCTCACAGGAAAGCCAGATTTCACCCTGGTAATTCATGGTGGAGCAGGGGAGGAAATGATGTTGAGCAATAAGGTGGTTGGGGTTATTGAATTTGCCCTTCATACAGCCCTTACACTGGGAGTGCGAGTGCTAAGccatggaggcagcagtctggatGCAGTGCAGCGAAGTGTTGCTGCTTTAGAAGACTGTTTCTTATTTAATGCAGGCAAGGGTTCTGCATACAACCAAAATGGCCAGCATGAGATGGAGGCTACTATTGTGGATGGACACAAAAAGAACTCTGGATCAGTAGCTTGCTTGTACAATGTAAAGAACCCAGTAAAAGCAGCCCGTCTTGTCATGGAGAAGAGTGACCATGCATTACTAACAGGAGATGGAGCTCAGGAGTTTTTGAAGGGTATTTCAGAAAAAGAAAAGCCAATGAAAACAGACTACTTTCACACTGATATCAGATACAAAGAACTTGCAATGAAACTCAGTGGAAATACAAACAACCATCCTCAAACTGTAGGTGCAGTTGCTCTGGATTGTTGGGGCAAGCTAGCAGCAGCCACATCCACAGGAGGGTTATCAGGCAAGTGGAAAGGTAGAGTTGGAGACACAGCAATTGTCGGGGCTGGGATATATGCTGATGATAAACTAGCGGTGACATGCTCTGGTGATGGTGATGCATTCTTATGTCAGACAGTTGCTCATAAAGTAGCTAGTCTCTACAACCTCAAAGGGTACAATCTAAGACAAGCCTGTCGAGAAGTGATTTATGAGGTTCTGGATACAAAATGTGCAGGAATCAttgctgttgatcacaaaggtgaAGCTGTAGTCGAAACAAATGCTGGGGTAATGTTTGTTGCATCAATGAACAGTGGTGTTGCTCGAGCTGAAGTTTTCAGACCCATGATGAACTTTGCAAATGTGATTTGGGAAACTGATGAGCTCATAGCTTATTTGCATGCTGAACCATGGACCCCAGGAACAACCATTCTCACTCGAAAGGCCTTAAATGGACCAAGGAGCATTTTTCAGTTAACTGTGCCTGACTATGTGGCAATGTTATTAGGGGCACAAACAGTTGCTAACTTGCTTTGTGAGAAACTAGGAGTGTAccgctgtgcccttgtgtttagaCCCCAAATAGACAAGCCTGCTCTTATCAAAATCCTACCTCTTTATGGCCTAGAACCCAACTGGAAGGCTTACCTTGCCAGGGAAGAGGAATTCCACATACATGACCCTGGTTATTGCAGTTCAAAGAGTGGTCCACGTTGTGAGGATGCAATCCTTGACCAAGTCCAGGCAAAGATCAGAGCTCAGCTCCCAACCCCCAATGCTCCATCTTACTGTGATTTCCATGGAGATCCATCTCACGGTGGACTTTTTTCACGCATTGTGAGAGGGGAGGAACAACACTGGCGTGTCTGGGAAGATGATCAACATGTATCCTTTCTTACCCCATTCCCTAATGCACCTGGCCTTACTGTTGTGGTGCCAAGACGACCGCTATCAAGTGACATCTTCCGGCTAGACAAGAATGACTACACAGCCCTCATCTTGGCTGCACGGAAAGTAGCTCAACTTCTGGAAGAGGGAATGGGTGCTACAGGTGTGGCCCTCATATTTGAGGGTTTGGAAATCAACTATGCTCATGTCAAGTTAATTCCAATTGTCACAAAATCAGGTGAAATGCCTCCCACTGTGCCTCCTCAGTTCTGCCCAATCTATCCCGGATATGTCACATCTGTCGATGGTCCTCCAGCAAGTGCAGATGCTCTTAAGGAGATCCACACCAAAATTACAAAGATAACACCACCTCGCACTTGGGAAACACCTCAAAGCCACTCCATATTAGCCATCAAGAGCCACTGGTACCGCAATCTCTTTCAGATCCAAAATACTGTCTTCCACAGTACGGTTGATTACTTCAGTAACAAATGTAAGTACTCCTATGCTCTGACACCAATCACAACTGACACCATTTCTTCACCAATGGGCTTAGGATCTGATTCTGAGCCTGTATTTGTCAATATGCTAGGCCAAGATGTGTACTTGGCTGATTCCATGCAGTTTGTGCTAGAATACTTCTTACGATTTCAAGAGGGGCTTCCAGGTACCTACTATGTGTCTCCCAGTTTTCGAGGAGAGGACCCTGATGCTACTCATCTGAATCAGTTCTACCATGTTGAGTGTGAGCTGCTTGGTGACATGGATGCAGCTATAAGCATAGCAGAAGGCTATGTGGTCCATTTGACTAAAGCAATGTTAAAAAATCACTCAAAGATGATCCTAAGTACAGCAGGCAGGCTGTCTCATGCACAGGATCTGGTGAAGAAGATGGAGAAACCACTCCCAAGAGTGACTCTGGAGCAAGCCATTCCAATGATGCCATCTTCTGACTGTATTGAATGGGTACAAGAGGGGCAGTCTCAGTTTGGTAGAAAGCTTACTCGCAAAGGAGAATTAGTCTTGATTGAAAAGTATGGTGGTGCTGTTTGGTTGACAGAAATGGATCACCTCAGTGTGCCCTTCTACCAAGCTTATGTTGAAGGGTCTAGTGAAACCAAAGCAAAAGCAGCCGATTTGCTCTTGGGGTTGGGGGAGACGGTAGGGCTTGGGGAACGACACTCCACCCCTGAGATGGTACAAGAAGCCTTACGACACCATGCTGTGCCAGAGGAATCATACAAATGGTACATCAATATGAGGAAAACCATACCTTTGTTGACAAGTGGCTGGGGTATGGGTACAGAAAGATACCTGTGTTGGTTGCTCCATCACAATGATGTTAGAGACATGCAGATCATCCCCAGAATGAAAGCCAAGAAATACATGCcttaaacaaaaaaatatattattcagTAAATTgtaaaaaatgcattttaataGCAAGGCTTTGGTATTTAGTTATAAAGAAATATACAGTACTCTTGTAGCAGTTACACAATTCCtcttgtattttatttgttttgaaAAGCAATGGTATTTCATTTTACTAACGTACTTGATTCAGTAAACACAGGAAATTTCCAGATATTAAAagaagttgattttttttaatgaccacCTATATAGAATTAGAGATTCAAATCCTGTAATGTCCTTTTGGATGTCTTTTAGTTATAGTGCAGTGATGCTCTCGATAAAATAAATCTTATCTTTCTATAAACATGTGTATCTCAGCTTGTACATCTAATCATTCAATAAATCTCAAGCAAGTCAACACGGGCTTTTTGTACGCAGCCTGTGACTTCATCAGGTAATTTCATTCCttgacatctttttttttttaattgtgcaaaAATATGAATAAAACCATTACGCTAACTATAAAGTATTTCTGTTTTCTGTGAGCTGTTTCATCTGAAATGTAAAGTCGAGGTGAGAATTAAATTGTTGGTGTGAAGCCATGAGTTTGTCAATGGGAGTAAAATCCTTCAAATAAGGTCAGCGATTATTTTCATTATCAGTTGGTCACCATCATGAAGAGAGACACATATGAGAGACTTTTTTTTAGCTCAGTTTCCATAAGATCCCATTCCTGATGTACATCTCAAACACCATTTACTACTgccaagaaaataaaaataaaaaaaaatcaaaatctctAGTGATCCCATTTAAACCAACAAATCACTCTTCAATCACTCAGGTCTAAATATAacacacacatcataataaaaaggGTCATGAGGGTTTAATCACATTCTCATGACTGggacacacacaaataaaagaaaaaactgCTCCTCATTGTTGTGGCAATGTGATCGTTCCAAATTCATCTTAATTCAGGTCCAGTTCACAGCAGGCTGGAAAGAAAACATCTTTCACAAtggatttaaaacaaaaaaccaaGTATTAAATGTCGAGATGTTTTAGTACAGAGACCTGCTACGGTTTCATTACAGGAGAAACCAAACTATGGGTTATAAGGATGTGGACAGAAAAGTTTACTTTAAATCAAAATCAGATGAATGCTAGAACTAGGGATAAAGATCATCAGTAAAAATTAGGGATGTAATGAAAATGTGACAATGCACATCACTGAAATGTGTGATTCACATGGTGGGACTCAGCACTCAATTAATTTTACATCTAACACAGTTACACTGTGGGAACAGCAGTGGAAGCCGGGCATTTTAGCCGATTTTGGAGCTCTATTTCAGGTTAAAATGATCCCTCGGGCTCTGCCACAGAGATCATTATGCTTCAATCGATCTTTTCCCTGAGTCAGAGATTTTGTTTATTGTCTGTGGAAGAATTTATAGATTGATTTATTTTTAAGAAATGGTTAAGCATTATAGACAATTGTGATTGTTTTCAATATTAAACCTCTCTTCATAGCTTTgatttttgttttacagaccaaaATGCACAGTGTTTTGCATTGTTTATGATTCAGAAATAAAAAGGACTTTTTTTCTGTCATCATTTTTCTTCAGTCAAGTTTTGTTCCAAATATTCCAAAAACTGATCTGAATCGAttcgtgtatcgttacagccccagTAAAAACAACTGGATGCCCTGTTAAAACATTTGAAAAGGTTTGTTTATTTGAGCTGTGACTtcctgttcatctcatctcattatctgtagccgctttatcctgttctacagggtcgcaggcgagctggagcctatcccagctgactacgggtgaaaggcggggttcaccctggacaagtcgccaggtcatcacatggctgacacagacaaccattcacactcacacctacggtcaatttaggcccaatcccaattctaatttctacccctcccccttccccttggcccttccccttgaaactgagctacaagggatagggcttgaaattcaacccctacgtattgggatagcccttcaatgatcgcatacgtcatcgcgtacctccgtcagcgtttacgttagcaaaacgcgaccaaatgcgtcattggctgcgaccagccgctacagtcagagccagaggcagaaccagaaatctctgctgaaaTGCCGTCTGCTGCTGTTGTGATCACTGTGTCCTGGGCTATAGGCCTCTTTTTACGGTTGTCTGCAGCTAAACGGAGAAATGCCAgtagaggtgtcagaacactcatgtaaacaataaaagcgagaataacagaacaaaacgtacgcagcagctttggatttcagaaatcgctgctcattctcagctcgaaagcgaatcaagcggcgtgtttcctctggattccCTAGTTCAAGTACACAGGGATGGGAAGCTGGTTAACGTAACGACACAACAGAAAAGCAGATCCTCTGTTGTTTGTAATTACTTGAGCTAACTGCTAAATAACAACTTTGTTCACAATTTTCATTGCATCAACCGATCACACAACGTTAATGTTATAGTATGTTAACGTTAATAGGCTAGTTAACACTATTGACGTAGTAATAGAACGGTTATAACAActtaaacacgtaaataatggagaaaatacatttatgacaatctttcaccgcgggaaccgccatctttctgaaatccgcatgaaatctcgctgaaatccgcatggcattgtgggaaatcactcaaaccccttcgttcggagtcagcgccaggaaaatctccgtttggaggggtacagaagccctaccccttcgcgttaactgggattgggatacccctaccccttcacgtgaacgcgcaaaatggaggggaagggccaaggggtaggtccaaggggtgaaatgggattcggccttagagtcaccagttaacctaacctgcaggtctttggactgtgggggaaaccggagcacccggaggaaacccacgcggacacggggagaacatgcaaactccacacagaaaggccctcgccggccacggggctcgaacccggaccttcttgctgtgaggcgacagcactaaccactacaccaccgtgccgccctgaccttagatcttttgatctcaaaattaatcagttcatgtttgtcctaaagcgcacaaatggtgaaagtttggtgaaattcctttcattagcctttgagatatcgtgttcacaaggtttcgggacggacagacggacaacccgaaaacataatgcctcctgcaccttacagtggcggaggcataaaaaaaaaatagagagagTTCAAACAAACCGATTCGTTCACTTTTAAACACAGTTCAAATGAACCGATTCATTCAGTTTTATTCACTTAAAATAGTtcaaacgaaccgattctttgctGACTCAAACGTCAAGAGGAACCGAGTGTCATGGCGGCTCAGGTGGAGGCTGTAGTTGGAGCTCAGTGGTTGGCTGAGGCGGTCAGAAACAAGCTCGTGGGTCCGAGTCTGCGGGTTCTGGACGCCTCATGGTACCTCCCGCAACTCAAACGGAACGTGCGTGAGGAGTTCGCGCAGCGTCACATCCCGGGCGCGTCGTTCTTCGATATCGATGAGTGCTGCGACACCTCGTCCCCGTTCGATCACATGCTGCCCGCGGAGCGCGACTTCTCCGAGTACGTGGGGAATCTGGGAATCGGGAACGACACGCACGTGGTCGTGTACGACTGCAGCGACCTGGGCTCGTTCGCGGCGCCGCGCGTGTGGTGGATGTTCCGCTTGTTCGGCCACCGCTCCGTGTCCGTGCTGGACGGCGGGATGAAGAACTGGCTGTGTGAGCGGCACCCGGTCACCGACCTGCCGTCCGCACCGGAGCGCGCGCGCTTCACAGCCCACAAGAACGCGGCGTGGGTGAAGACGTACGAGGACGTCCTGCAGAACCTCACCGACCGGAAGTTCCAGCTGGTCGATGGGAGAGTGGAGGGCTGCTTCCGGGGACTCGAACCCGAACCGCGCGAAGGTAAACAGTGTAGCGTCGCGCgctcagcttcttcttcttcgtggttttaaagacccactgacagtcatttcgtattaatttgtaaacaaacaatatatgactccaaatataaattctggttttaattcttggtttaactgtccgttttaaacatcagaagtaattttaaatttcgcgcagggagattgaactgggctcattcagagatgtcggaagtgacgtcacatcagtgacgtttacaagtcactatgttggttcagttctcacaagtcttgtgatattgagctgtggttttgttgtgatttccttgcgtgaaaaagttaaatggcgtctaaccgaaaagggattatatgtgtggcttacgggtgttctaacaccacgtcggaaggagtgaaactccattcctttccttggaaaaaacaccctgagatagcaaaagagtgggaaagaaacgtttccaaaacacgtgcgaactggaagtcaacaaaatggtcacgtctctgttcagcacatttcgaggagctgtttcactttgtcgtccagaactcgaagaacgtttgatccaacttatccactggtgttggaggagtcagctgtgccgacgttgtttgacaggcccgggccgaatcaatctgtcaaaagagaaacagatgacagcaaacccc of Neoarius graeffei isolate fNeoGra1 chromosome 22, fNeoGra1.pri, whole genome shotgun sequence contains these proteins:
- the LOC132870583 gene encoding thiosulfate sulfurtransferase-like, which gives rise to MAAQVEAVVGAQWLAEAVRNKLVGPSLRVLDASWYLPQLKRNVREEFAQRHIPGASFFDIDECCDTSSPFDHMLPAERDFSEYVGNLGIGNDTHVVVYDCSDLGSFAAPRVWWMFRLFGHRSVSVLDGGMKNWLCERHPVTDLPSAPERARFTAHKNAAWVKTYEDVLQNLTDRKFQLVDGRVEGCFRGLEPEPREDTEPGHIPGSINMPFPSFMDSSGLQRPVEELMAMFQDAGVDLQKPFWITCSSGVTACHIALAAHLCGHPGVCLYDGSWSEWFARAAPEHIISEGKGKPRETKQ
- the si:ch211-256m1.8 gene encoding uncharacterized protein si:ch211-256m1.8, encoding MESAIVALSLEDCAAPVDLANTLNAVRLGGGNSQCLRYYDKVVNMVVFKDGVTGMLFEHSALDGMVAGLMVGRVWKFSESLTVEHIGGSDNSVSHPKPLQFPLGGIKLLDQSLYPLSEASNPIVTFEVSSYPDVFTTLRDHRGLYDAWINFALQLSLRQTLGESADKYIIVTPTHMRHYKHGRCDPTYSVTMLSRQLVTVLGSCIGPDNIPRHTKELLQQFHLAFMEHKKHIKATKSGSGVGPHLAVLRNGMSQDNPLKKFLDIFGCPSIYLTGSDLMDGVECAVGNVYATNQLAVTYLGKKDKVRLVLNAKGTFAGILGKLKQCLELNINLVMLLAVKYAIARQMGAIECLLGTEKETNGIAADDFTNGWNKVVDKQSPDSTLTGKPDFTLVIHGGAGEEMMLSNKVVGVIEFALHTALTLGVRVLSHGGSSLDAVQRSVAALEDCFLFNAGKGSAYNQNGQHEMEATIVDGHKKNSGSVACLYNVKNPVKAARLVMEKSDHALLTGDGAQEFLKGISEKEKPMKTDYFHTDIRYKELAMKLSGNTNNHPQTVGAVALDCWGKLAAATSTGGLSGKWKGRVGDTAIVGAGIYADDKLAVTCSGDGDAFLCQTVAHKVASLYNLKGYNLRQACREVIYEVLDTKCAGIIAVDHKGEAVVETNAGVMFVASMNSGVARAEVFRPMMNFANVIWETDELIAYLHAEPWTPGTTILTRKALNGPRSIFQLTVPDYVAMLLGAQTVANLLCEKLGVYRCALVFRPQIDKPALIKILPLYGLEPNWKAYLAREEEFHIHDPGYCSSKSGPRCEDAILDQVQAKIRAQLPTPNAPSYCDFHGDPSHGGLFSRIVRGEEQHWRVWEDDQHVSFLTPFPNAPGLTVVVPRRPLSSDIFRLDKNDYTALILAARKVAQLLEEGMGATGVALIFEGLEINYAHVKLIPIVTKSGEMPPTVPPQFCPIYPGYVTSVDGPPASADALKEIHTKITKITPPRTWETPQSHSILAIKSHWYRNLFQIQNTVFHSTVDYFSNKCKYSYALTPITTDTISSPMGLGSDSEPVFVNMLGQDVYLADSMQFVLEYFLRFQEGLPGTYYVSPSFRGEDPDATHLNQFYHVECELLGDMDAAISIAEGYVVHLTKAMLKNHSKMILSTAGRLSHAQDLVKKMEKPLPRVTLEQAIPMMPSSDCIEWVQEGQSQFGRKLTRKGELVLIEKYGGAVWLTEMDHLSVPFYQAYVEGSSETKAKAADLLLGLGETVGLGERHSTPEMVQEALRHHAVPEESYKWYINMRKTIPLLTSGWGMGTERYLCWLLHHNDVRDMQIIPRMKAKKYMP